ACATATGTCTAATTTGTAATTCTCAAtattatgttacaaggtgtgacaaatcatatttgtgtgacaaattacattttatcatattatttaatctaacattatattatataaaataatataacaatatataCCGTTTTACTCATAACAATAGGTTCTAGTGATATGAGTAAGTAAATAATCACcatttatgttaaaaaaaattgttttcttttttatttaatgactttttttttatatttctttttcgAAAAGATTTATATTTCATTTTCATGCATATCAAAAAggtgaaaaaaaaatactatcccaataaaggaaaaaaaattacatttaaaactTTTAAAAGAACCGTAACCAACAAAAACATATATTGATTGAGTTTGGACTTTTTTTAGTCATATACAACAAAAGTAAAAAATTTACTAtaataatatcacatatattatttACAAAATTACATACAATACATACCATTTCATTAAGCATAATTATACAAACACAATCCTACCAATTAAGCCACTTTTCAAAtttgttttatataaatatataacttcccatatttaatattatatgaattcaattaataaatcaaatagtaattatataatattcaaataattttagTATAGATAGAGTTCTTGGACAAGGAGGTCAAGGCACGGAATGTTGGAATGTTGGAAGACGGAAAGATTGTTACGATAAAAAAGTCTAAAATAATTGATGAAGCCAAACTCTTTGAATTCATTAATGAGGTTGTTACTCTTATGCAAATCAATCATAGAAATGTTGTCAAGCTATTGGGATACAAGTCATTGGTAATGTATATATAGCATATGTAGCATGGAATATTTATGATATAGTGAAGAATGCATGTAGTATAGCATTCGAGTGTGATGGTATCTAAAGTTTGAAAAGTAAAACCTTGATTGGTATCtcaaatatgatttattttattatttttggtgCTTAGAATAAGAGTACTCTAGAGTTAGACGTATATAATTGTGGACTTAGACGTATAACAATATACATTTATGACTAAACAAAAAAGTCCTCTAATAATTATTGCATTCAAAGACTTTTAAGCTGTTGATTATTGCTCGAGTCTTCTTTGCAATCCACATCTCAAATTAAAGGGGTAGGCCATGTCTTCTAATGCATGAATGTTTGGTTCAGTAAAGACTTTTTAGCTGTGAATGTTTCCTCGAGTTTTCTATATAtgcttatttcttttttatttttatttttttctgctGAAAAGAACATGCACATACTGATAGGATgtcttaaaaaaaaagaaaaaaaaagaaaaattgaatTTCACATATCTTtggaatattatatatatattctcactAGTGTCACATAAATTCCTTATTCACACAAACAAAATTTCCAACTtgctcatctctctctctctgggGTACGTATCACAAAATATCCTCTTTTATTAATtcattgttttctttttcttgttatcTACAGTACGTCTTCTCAATATATATAGTTTATTTAAGTAGTATACTCCTGGGAAAAGTagaataatatataaaatttaatggTATCATTCTATTAATTTCGACATGATGCAAATATTTTATATCTGGCATATCACATTGCCATAACTTTAATAGTgtaagaatgaaaaaaaaaaaaaccaatattTCATGCATATCTcgaatgtttaaaaaaaaataacacatcACTTTTATTAGAGAAATTTCTTgctgtttttattttttagataGGAGACTACGTCAAAGTGATCATtaataaagaagaaagaagaaaatggTAGTGACTACTATGCTGAACTACTACTTGTTTGTTATCATAACTGGATCGTCAACAGTACTAGCTGTATTTGTCAAACCTGGTTGTCCAGAAAAGTGCGGAAACATAACTATTCCATTCCCATTCGGAATTGGATCGTCCAATTGTTTTCTTAACAAATGGTTCGAAATCTCCTGCCTCAACTCTACTACGCCTTTCCTCGAACAAACTCAACTACAGGTACTTAACTTTTCTATAATTGATAATTATGAGAGACTATCCGAATGGGTTCAGGTGAGAAGCCCCATCAGTTTCTTCAACTGTGCAAATAAGACAAGCAAAAAATCAGCAAATTTAACAGGAAGCCCTTTCTACTATGCTTATGACAATGACTTCGTTGCAGTAAGTTGTGGTCTTGTTGCCAAGTACGAAATGAGGAATGGTAAGGAGGTCTACCAAAAAGGGTGCAGTAGCAGCAGTTCCACAtgctcatcatcatcaccatccaATAGCAGTAATAATATTGATTTTAGTAATTGCGATGGCGTTAAATGTTGTCGTTCTTTTTTCTCTACGGGTACAGGTGACAGCTTCAAAATCTCTATGGATAATGATTCTAGTACGACTCGTGATAACGAATACTGCAAATATGCATTCCTGATAGATCCTAATGAAATTGATAAATACAAAACATCCCATCATCTGGATTATTATGTTCCTGTCCTACTAACTTGGTCCCTTAATGTTACGTATTTGGACATATTTAAAACACATGTTATCCCAACCAGATCCAGATCTAGCAACTTCTACTGCAGCAGCTATAATGGTACTTTAAATTCCTCTCTAGATAGGAATGGTACTTTAAATTCCTCTCTAGATAGGATATACAGTTGTCGCTGCAGATATGGATTTCGAGGGAGTGCGCACGTTCAGGACGGGTGTCAAGGTAATCCTCAATCCACcactaatattttttaaattaattcgtatatatatatatattggggtgtaactgttattatagaaTGATCAATGTCTatatttatagttattaattaataattttaaaaataattttaatatatttattataaaaatataatattttaaaattttcatttttcaaatatatTTCAATTTCTAAATTcatgatcatttttttttatttatacataacTAAAGGactaaatgaataaataaattgctTTAGTTGGATAAAGGATATTATATGTCTAtagaatatttaatttattattattttgacaaTATATTATGTAATTATTGATTTTAgatattgaattttatgaaagTATATGCACGTACTTATTACACAAaaacgtacatatatatatatatatcataataaatacataaaaaatagtaatatttctttcaaatatatattaaccagaaaaataatacaaattaatTGTCAGATATTAATGAATGCAATGATGAGAAAATCCCGAATCCATGTCATGGAGACAGTACTTGCGTCAACACAATCGGGGGATATCGTTGTAGTTATAAGCGCAAATTTATCTTTATAGGTATATGGTTTTATATACAATGCATAATATATGCCTGCTTATCAATtcatcataaaataatattttataatgcaTGCACGGTTAATGAACTAATTTGTAAAAATAGGGAAAATTCATTACCAATAGTGGTACATCAAGGAATTTATTCATTCCaacaaaagtaaaaataaataataataatattggatataataatatatattagaacaaaattttaatatttatttgtaaaatttaaataatacaaatacattttttttttataaattataaatttattttaaataagggAAATACTGTTAAAAATTAACTATAAAGTTTTGGAATAATTGGAATTTTGCCACTTTTTTACTTGAACATTACTACAATAAAATAGAGACATTTTCATCCCTTTTTTAAGTGACACAACAGAAATTTCACGCCACTCTACAAAGCAATGTGTTCATGTAAACTTGTTGATATGAATgaagattaaagaaataaaatacagaGAATCAATTTTCATAATACCTTAAAAAAATAAGTTAATGTGATAATTCTGTTTATTTATcatataaaatttatattaacaAACTAAAGTTTTGAAGAGAAATAAAAGCAAtataaagttttatttaatttacGCCAATTTAATATTACAAACTAATTGTTAATGCTTTGATTAAAAAAATGCCATATATTTGTGTTTATTCATTCATAACTTGTTAAACAGGAGTTGGGAGTGCTCTTGGAGCCTTAGTACTTGTTTTTGGTACATGGAGACTATACAAattcataaagaaaagaaaagaaattaaatagaagaaaatatttttcaaacgaAATGGTGGCCTTTTGTTGGAACAGCAAATACACTCGAGTGAAAACAATGTCGAGCAAACCAAGTTGTTCGATGCAAAAGAGTTAGAGAAGGCAACAAAAATTTTTAGTATAGACAGAGTTCTTGGACAAGGAGGTCAAGGCACTGTGTACAAAGGAATGTTGGAAGACGGAAAGATTGTTCTGATAAAGAAGTCTAAAATAATTGATGAAGCCAAACTCTCTGAATTCATTAATGAGGTTGTTATTCTTACGCAAATCAATCATAGAAATGTTGTCAAGCTCTTGGGATGTTGTTTGGAGACAGATGTTCCACTTCTAGTTTATGAATTTATCCCAAACGGAACACTTTCTGAGAATATTCATGAGAGAAATGCAGAGTTTCCTTTTACATGGAGCATGTGATTACAAATTGCAACTGAAGTTGCAGGAGCTCTTTCATACTTACATTCAGCAGCTTCTTTTCCAATTTATCATCGGGATGttaagtctacaaacatactccTTGATGAAAAATTGAGAGCTAAAGTTGCAGACTTTGGTACATCAAGAACTATTTCCTTAGAGCAAACACACTTGACTACTGTAGTTTATGGCACATTTGGTTATCTAGATCCAGAATATTTTCAAACAAGCCAATTTCAAGATAAGAGTGATGTTTATAGTTTTGGAGTGATTCTTGTTGAGCTCTTGACTGGACAAAAAGCAATATCTGCAACAAGATCAGAGGAAGGAATAAGTTTGGCGACATATTTTATAATGACAATGGAGGAAAATAGCAGTAGTCTGTTCAACATTCTTGATAGTCAAGTTCTCAAAGAAGCACCAAAAGAAGAGATCATAGTTGTTGCTGATCTTGCACAGAGATGCTTACATTTGAGCGGAAGGAATCGACCTACCATGAAAGAAGTAGCAAAGGAGCTAGAAAGGATACAAGTCATTGATAATAAAGATTCAAAGGGTAGTCAACATAATTACGAAGAGTTAGCGTATGCACAACCTGAAGTTATAGACTACTCTTGGAATGCTTCCACGTCATCAACTTTTTATAGTAATGCTTCTAGCTCCTCGTTGCATCAAGAATTACCATTATTATAAGGTATCCTTTTTGTAATACTTTTCAcctatattttctttttcaaatttagaTAGTTAtaaaaacaataatatatatttgacTGTTGAATTATAATTTGGAATACTTTATAGGTTATTGTAgtttatatgtattgtttaattagTATCCATTTTAATTTATTCCCACATTGATTATAAAGCCAATTGTTATCTATTGTGACAAAAAAAATACTTGGGGAAGATTTAGTGTTGGGAATGCTtaagtttattattataattaaatttaattggACAAATATAAGAATTTAAACATATTTGACCAAAGCCTCTCATTTCTTTGTTTCGTGCAGCTCTCATCTCTCATTCTCATTtctcttataaatatatatatatacagtaaaTTATATGTCATAGTTTTGTATTTTAGAGTTTATAGTGTATGCATAAATTAAACACAGTAATTAGTTCAAAATGGACTGTGTTTGGCTGACACTACAAATAAATGTAACCTTTAGTGAcaactttttagtcacaacatatattttgtgtgactaaatgtcacttttagtaacaacaaaatattacttgtgactaaaaagtcatacttaatcacaagttgtcactaatgtagctttagtcacaacctattatttttagtgataaaatttgttgtgactaaaaatacatttagtgacaacaaattgtgatctttgtgactaatacttttcGCCACGGATTTTTTAGTGATGACATAAGTATAATAATTTTTCCTTAGtcacaatttttttgtttttagtcacaaaatttgttgtgactaaaactaaggTTTTTTGTAGTGTGATATTATTGTCATTTTTCAGAAATATATATATTGCTTTTGGATTGAAGTTGGCTCTGATGAGTTGGACTTTATTGTATGGAGTTATCGACTTTTTATTTCATGAGACTTTGTTATGAACATTTTATATGGACTTTATTATATATGTACGAGACTTTGAATATTTTAGACTTGTAGACTTTTATAAGTGTGAGATTTTAGATAATTTAGACTTGTGGTCGGATTATGTATATTTTAGACTTTATTATGCCGGTACGAGATTAATTTGGATGAAGATATGaaggttttataaaattttattatcaaCGATATAAGTAATATGATAATCGAAACAACTCAATTAATTTTACTTTCCAAACAAAATTTTATCTTTTCTTTATTAGTTTTTTCTCCTCCATTTTCTTTCTTccccctttttattttattttatttttttctgcgGAAAAAAACATGCACATACTGATAGTAcggatatattatatattttttggaaTATTATATATTCTGACTAATGTCACATAAATTCCTCATTCACACAAATATAACATTTCCAACTTTGTCATCTCTCTCTGTCTCTGGTGGAAATATCACAAAGACTCTCTTCTAGCTAGCTAGTACGTATCACAACATATCCTCTTTTATTAAttcattgtgttttctttttcttgttatcGATATATAGAATAGATAAATTTCATGCGCAAAtattcatctatatatatatgtgtgtggttGAGACAACGTTGTTTACCTCTCTATTTATTTTATATCTGGCACATGGAGGTGTGTGTGAATAGTGGATTAGTTGGAATATATGATGGTGTGGTGAGGTTATGCAAGTTAGGCGCGTGTGTGTGTTAGAGGTGTAGTGGGATTATGCAAGTTGGATTAATATATTCGAAAGGATAGAATAATTAATGGTATGTGAACAGAAGTGTGAAAAGAAAAATTGGCAGTGGAGACATGAAAATACAAGGACTATTTAATTGCTAGTGGAAGAAAAAGTGAAACATGACAAGACTAACCCAATTCCTAGTATTATTAGTCAATGCTCATTATTTGTTTATGTTGTAGTCAATACATAAATTATATTGCATTTATCTTATAAGAATATTgcttttattataataattttttagttgaTTCATTATTATGCTAAAGTaaccaaaattataaaaaaaaaccaatatTTCATGCATATCTcgaatgtttaaaaaaaaataacacatcACTTTTATTAGAGAAATTTCTTgctgtttttattttttagataGGAGACTACGTCAAAGTGATCATtaataaagaagaaagaagaaaatggTAGTGACTACTATGCTGAACTACTACTTGTTTGTTATCATAACTGGATCGTCAACAGTACTAGCTGTATTTGTCAAACCTGGTTGTCCAGAAAAGTGCGGACACATAACTATTCCATTCCCATTCGGAATTGGATCGTCCAATTGTTTTCTTAACAAATGGTTCGAAATCTCCTGCCTCAACTCTACTACGCCTTTCCTCGAACAAACTCAACTACAGGTACTTAACATTTCTATACTTGATAATTACGACAGTAGACCATCCGAATGGGTTCAGGTGAGAAGCCCCATCAGTTTCTTCAACTGTGCAAATAAGACAAGCAAAAAATCAGCAAATTTAACAGGAAGCCCCTTCTACTATGCTTATGACAATGACTTCATTGCAGTAAGTTGTGGTCTTGTTGCCAAGTACGAAATGAGGAATGGAAAGGAGGTCTACCAAAAAGGGTGCAGTAGCAGCAGTTCCACAtgctcatcatcatcatcatcatccaaTAGCAGTAATAATATTGATTTTAGTAATTGCGACGATGGCGTTAAATGTTGTCGTTCTATTTTCTCTACGAGTACAGGTGACAGATTCAAAATCTCTATGGATAATGATTCTAGTACGACTCGTGATAACGAATATTGCAAATATGCGTTCCTGATAGATCCTAATGAAATTGATAAATACAAAACATCCCATCATCTGGATTATTATGTTCCTGTCCTACTAACTTGGTCCCTTAATGTTACGTATTTCGACATATTTAAAACACATGTTATCCAGATCTAGCAACTTCTACTGCAGCAGCAATAATGGTACTTTAAATTCCTCTCTCGATAGGATATACAGCTGTCGCTGCAGATATGGATTTCGAGGGAGTGCGTACATTCAGGACGGGTGTCAAGGTAATCCTCAATCCACcactaatattttttaaattaattcgtatatatatgtatatatatatatatatttgggtgTAACTGTTACTCCCCTAtagatatattttaatattaattattaaattaagatCAATAATCAATAGTTTatatttatagttattaattaatatttttaaaaataattttaattttttacctAATGAAAAAAgtaaatttattataaaaatataatattttaaagttttcattttttaaatatatttcaaTTTCTAAATACatgatcatttttttatttatacataacTAAAGGactaaatgaataaataaattgctTTAGTTGGATAAAGGATATTGTATGTCTAtagaatatttaatttattattattttgacaaTATATTATGTAATTATTGATTTTAgatattgaattttatgaaagTATATGCACGTACTTATTACACAAAAacgtacatatatatatcataataaatacataaaaaatagtaatatttatttcaaatatatattaacaagaaaaataatacaaattaatTGTCAGATATTAATGAATGCAATGATGAGAAAATCCCGAATCCATGTCATGGAGACAGTACTTGCGTCAACACAATCGGGGGATATCGTTGTAGTTATAAGCGCAAATTTATCTTTATAGGTATGTCTTTATTATATACAATGCATATTTATGTATGTATGCCTGGTTATCAATTCattcataaaataatatttataatgcATGCACGGTTAATTAACTAATTCTATAAAAATAGCAAAAAATCATTACCCATAGTGGTACATTTAGGAATTCATTCCAACAAAAgtaaaaacaaataataataatattggatataataatatatattagaacaaaaatttaaatatttatttgtacaatttaaataatacaaatatattttttcgataaattataaatttattttcaaataagggaaatattgttaaaaattaaCTATAAAGTTTTGGAATAATTGGAATTTTGCCACTTTTTTACTCGAACATTACTACAATAAAATAGAGACATTTGCATCCCTTTTTTAAGTGACACAACAGAAATTTCACGCCACTCTACAAAGCAATGTGTGTATGTAAACTTGTTGATATGAACgaagattaaagaaataaaatacagaGAATCAATTTTCATAATACCTTAAAAAAATAAGTTAATGTGATAATTCTGTTTATTTATcataaaatttatattaaaaaactaAAGTTTTGAAGAGAAATAAAAGCAATATAAAGTTTTATATAATTTACGCCAATTTAATATTACAAACTAATTGTTAATGCTTTGATTAAAAAAATGCCATATATttgtgtttatttattcataactTGTTAAACAGGAGTTGGGAGTGCTCTTGGAGCCTTAGTACTTGTTTTTGGTACATGGAGACTATACAAattcataaagaaaagaaaagaaattaaacagaagaaaatatttttcaaacgaAATGGTGGCCTTTTGTTGGAACAGCAAATACACTCGAGTGAAAACAATGTCGAGCAAACCAAGTTGTTCGATGCAAAAGAGTTAGAGAAGGCAACAAAATTTTTTAGTATAGACAGAGTTCTTGGACAAGGAGGTCAAGGCACTGTGTACAAAGGAATgttggaaggcggaaagattgtCGCGATAAAGAAGTCTAAAATAATTGATGAAGCCAAACTCTCTGAATTCATTAATGAGGTTGTTATTCTTACGCAAATCAATCATAGAAATGTTGTCAAGCTATTGGGATGTTGTTTGGAGACAGATGTTCCACTTCTAGTTTATGAATTTATCCCAAATGGAACACTTTCTGAGTATATTCATGAGAGAAATGCAGGGTTTCCTTTTACATGGAGCATGCGATTACAAATTGCAACTGAAGTTGCAGGAGCTCTTTCATACTTACATTCAGCAGCTTCTTTTCCAATTTATCATCAGGATGttaagtctacaaacatactccTTGATGAAAAATTGAGAGCTAAAGTTGCAGACTTTGGTACATCAAGAACTATTTCCTTAGAGCAAACACACTTGACTACTGTAGTTTATGGCACATTTGGTTATCTAGATCCAGAATATTTTCAAACAAGCCAATTTACAGATAAGAGTGATGTTTATAGTTTTGGAGTGATTCTTGTTGAGCTCTTGACTGGAAAAAAAGCAATATCTGCAACAAGATCAGAGGAAGGAATAAGTTTGGCGACATATTTTATAATGACAATGGAGGAAAATAGCAGTAGTCTGTTCAACATTCTTGATAGTCAAGTTCTCAAAGAAGCGCCAAAAGAAGAGATCATAGTTGTTGCTGATCTTGCACAAAGATGCTTACATTTGAGCGGAAGAAATCGACCTACCATGAAAGAAGTAGCAAAGGAGCTAGAAAGGATACAAGTCGGTGATAATAAAGATTCAAAGGGCAGTCAACATAATTACGAAGAGTTGGCATATGCACAACCTGAATTTATAGACTACTCTTGGAATGCTTCCACGTCATCAACTTTTTATAGTAATGCTTCTAGCTCCTCGTTGCATCAAGAATTACCATTATTATAAGGTATCCTTTTTTAATACTTTTCAcctatattttctttttcaaatttggATAGTTAtaaaaacaataatatatatttgacTGTTGAATTATAATTTGGAATACTTTAAAGGTTATTGTAgtttatatgtattgtttaattagTATCCATTTTAATTTATTCCCACATTGATTATAAAGCCAATTGTTATCTATTGTGACAAAAAAAATACTTGGGGAAGATTTAGTGTTGGGAATGCTtaagtttattattataattaaatttaattggACAAATATAAGAATTTAAACATATTTGACCGAAGCCTCTCATTTCTTTGTTTCGTGCAGCTCTCAGCTCTCATTCTCACGctctctctcattctcatttctcttataaatatatatatatacagtaaaTTATATGTCATAGTTTTGTATTTTAGAGTTTATAGTGTATGCATAAATTAAACACAGTAATTAGTTCAAAATGGACTTTGTTTGGCTGATATTATTGTCATTTTTCAGAAATATATATATTGCTTTTGGATTGAAGTTGGCTCTGATGAGTTGGACTTTATTGTATGGAGTTATCGACTTTTTATTTCATGAGACTTTGTTCTGAACATTTTATATGGACTTTATTATATATGTACGAGACTTTGAATATTTTAGACTTGTAGACTTTTATAAGTGTGAGATTTTA
The Humulus lupulus chromosome 6, drHumLupu1.1, whole genome shotgun sequence DNA segment above includes these coding regions:
- the LOC133784555 gene encoding wall-associated receptor kinase-like 9, with product MLRISTYLKHMLSRSSNFYCSSNNGTLNSSLDRIYSCRCRYGFRGSAYIQDGCQDINECNDEKIPNPCHGDSTCVNTIGGYRCSYKRKFIFIVGSALGALVLVFGTWRLYKFIKKRKEIKQKKIFFKRNGGLLLEQQIHSSENNVEQTKLFDAKELEKATKFFSIDRVLGQGGQGTVYKGMLEGGKIVAIKKSKIIDEAKLSEFINEVVILTQINHRNVVKLLGCCLETDVPLLVYEFIPNGTLSEYIHERNAGFPFTWSMRLQIATEVAGALSYLHSAASFPIYHQDVKSTNILLDEKLRAKVADFGTSRTISLEQTHLTTVVYGTFGYLDPEYFQTSQFTDKSDVYSFGVILVELLTGKKAISATRSEEGISLATYFIMTMEENSSSLFNILDSQVLKEAPKEEIIVVADLAQRCLHLSGRNRPTMKEVAKELERIQVGDNKDSKGSQHNYEELAYAQPEFIDYSWNASTSSTFYSNASSSSLHQELPLL